The DNA sequence TACAAGAATAAAAAGATGTCAAATAGGGATATTAAATGAAGCTCAATTCATTAATAATACTTGATGTTTAAAAAAATAAAATAAGCATTATCCCTTTATAAAATACTTTGTCCATAAAACTGCCAAAACAATCTCAATGTCATCAGCATGAAAAAATTCCAAATATATTGTATCATCTATAATTTAGTATAAAACTTTTAAAGGAGGAAATGATGGCAAAACACTTTCTTAATCCTGTAACAGACGTACAAGTCAGCAAATTAATTCTAAAGCACTACTACGAGAGCATTACTGATGCGCTTAATTCTGACGTTATAATCGTAGGGGCAGGCCCATCTGGGTTGACTGCTGCAAGGGAGCTTGGAAATTCAGGTTATAAGGTAGTAATTATGGAAAGAAAGCTCTCCCCCGGCGGCGGCACCTGGGGCGGCTCGATGTCTTTTAATAAAGTCATAATACAAAAAGATTTAAAGGACTTATTAAACGATCTGCAACTGCCCTTTGTGGAAGATGAGGATGCCCTTGTGGTAGACTCTTGTCTATTTGCAAGTCAGCTGATCTCTCAAGCTCTGAAAGCACCAAACGTAAAGCTTTTCAATCTAATGACAGTTGTAGATTTAGAGTATATAAATAACGCAATTACAGGTGTAGTGGTAAACAATACAGGGATAGAAATAGCAGGACTTCATGTCGACCCAATGGTGTTTCAGACAAAGGCAGTTCTGGACTCCACAGGCCACGATGCCATAGCTGCAAACATCTATTCAAAGAGAGTGCAGATTCCTCTTAAAAAAGAGCATTTTATGAATGCAATTCAGGGGGAAGAAGATACCGTAAACAATACAAAAATGTTAGCAAACGGTTTATTTGTCTCTGGAATGGCAGCCAACAACGTTGACGGCGGCAGCAGAATGGGGCCAATATTTGGCGGGATGATAAAATCTGGTCTTAAGGCTTCCAAATTAATAATGGAGTATATAAAAACTGTTTAGCACCTTAACATTTTATCTAAACTTTATAGAGGCGAAAAATAGATTAATCGGAAAACAAGTTAGCAAACTGCTTTTCTACAAAGATTGTTTTACGTTAAATCTCTGGGATAAGGAAGAGGGTTCTACCTTCTTCCTTGTATCACTAATAAACAACATTCCATTCATTGGCCTTTCAAAAGAAAAGAATGTAAAATTCGAATCGCACAAACACCCCTTTTATGACTTTTTGAACAAACACCTGCCAGGATCAGAAATAACTGACATCACAATCAATAGATTTGACAAGGTATTGAAAATTTCTTTCTCAAACGATTTCCCAATTGGCAAATTTCCCAAGGTAGACATCGTTCTGGAGCTTATTACGAATAAAACCAATGCAATTGCATTGGTAGACAATGTGATCAAAACGTCTTACAAGGAGATAATTCCAGACGATCCTCTAAAAAGAAAGATACTCTCTGGAATAGAGTATCAATATCCAGACAAGTCAAAAAGGCTTGAGCCAAGAGAAATCACATCAGAGCTCCTGTCAGAATTTGGCGTTGAAAAGACCCTATCGGAAAAAACCTTTGGCTTTCCAAAGAACGTTATAGATGAAGTAAAAGATTGGACTCCTCAGAGAGTCCTTCATTGGATAGATAGCGACTTCGAGAATCTTTACCCGAAAGTGGTCGACAATGAATTAATTTTGTCTTTAGATAACGAAGAGAATTCATTCCTTGAAACTATATATGCCCTTGGCACAAACAAGATTATCAAACTAAACGAAGATAAAAGAAGAAGAGAAATTGAGTCAGAAAGAAAGAAAAAGGTCACATATTTACAAAAAAAACTCGATAATGTAAAAAAAGACCTTGAAAAAAATTTACAGTGGGAAGAGCTCCAATCACGGGCGACAAACATTTTAAGCAATTTAAATAGAGTAGAAATTATTAACAACCAATATGTACTCGACGGATTGGCTATCGGAGATTCGAACACTACCCCAGGCAAAATAGCAAGCGATCTGTTTGAAAGGGCAAAGAAGATGAAGAGCGCCCTTTCAAAGATTGAAAAGATGATACGATTTTTAGAAGATGAGATTACAAAAGCTAAATCAGAAAATTTAACGCCTGCCAAACCAGACAAGAAGAGAGAAGAGAGAAACAAGAAAGAAAGAGAGAAGACAAAGGATTATATAAAAATAGACTTTGATGACTACACCATTGCATTGGTCGGCAAAAATGCCAATTCCAATATAAATTTAATAAAGATTTCAAATCCAAATGACTGGTGGTTTCATGTTAGAAATTATTCTGGCAGTTATTTGATTTTAAAAACTACAAAAAAAGAGCTAAACCAGGCTGATATTAAAAAAGCTTCACAGATATGCGCTCATTTTTCAAAAGGAAAGAAAGAAAAAGAAGTAGAGGTAATCTATACCCAGGTAAAATACCTCACAAAGGCCAAAGGTAAGAGCAATGGGATGATTTTTTACAGAAATGAAAAAACAATTTTCGTCTCTCCAGAAAAAGAAAAAGACCTATAAGCTGTCTGCTAATGGAAGAAATAGATAAATGAACTTAACAGAGTTCGAAAAATATGAGTCCTTTGAGCTATTCGCCATACCCTCTTTTGAAAAAGAAAGGCTCGATCAGTTTCTCCTTCTTGCTATGAAGGAAGAGTCCAGAAATTATTACTCAAAACTAATCAAAGAAGGTTGTGTAAAGGTAAACGACAACCTCGTAGAAAAGCCCTCTTACAGCATCAAGCCCTACGATAAAATTTCATTAACAATAAAGCTCAAAGAGCCCTTTTCCGTTGAGCAGGACAAGTTAAAGATAAAGATTCTGTATGAAGATGAATATTTCATGGTCATAAACAAGGATAGGGATATGGTAGTGCATCCTGGAGCGGGAAATTTTAGAAATACTATATTAAATGCGCTCATAGATTCCATAAACAAGGAAGAGTTTGTAGATCAAGAAAGACCTGGAATAGTCCACAGGCTCGACAAAGAGACCACTGGCGTCTTGATAGTAGCGAAATCAGTCAGGACAATGAGCAGGCTCTCAGAGCAGTTT is a window from the Thermodesulfobium sp. 4217-1 genome containing:
- a CDS encoding NFACT RNA binding domain-containing protein, with the protein product MGKQVSKLLFYKDCFTLNLWDKEEGSTFFLVSLINNIPFIGLSKEKNVKFESHKHPFYDFLNKHLPGSEITDITINRFDKVLKISFSNDFPIGKFPKVDIVLELITNKTNAIALVDNVIKTSYKEIIPDDPLKRKILSGIEYQYPDKSKRLEPREITSELLSEFGVEKTLSEKTFGFPKNVIDEVKDWTPQRVLHWIDSDFENLYPKVVDNELILSLDNEENSFLETIYALGTNKIIKLNEDKRRREIESERKKKVTYLQKKLDNVKKDLEKNLQWEELQSRATNILSNLNRVEIINNQYVLDGLAIGDSNTTPGKIASDLFERAKKMKSALSKIEKMIRFLEDEITKAKSENLTPAKPDKKREERNKKEREKTKDYIKIDFDDYTIALVGKNANSNINLIKISNPNDWWFHVRNYSGSYLILKTTKKELNQADIKKASQICAHFSKGKKEKEVEVIYTQVKYLTKAKGKSNGMIFYRNEKTIFVSPEKEKDL
- a CDS encoding sulfide-dependent adenosine diphosphate thiazole synthase encodes the protein MMAKHFLNPVTDVQVSKLILKHYYESITDALNSDVIIVGAGPSGLTAARELGNSGYKVVIMERKLSPGGGTWGGSMSFNKVIIQKDLKDLLNDLQLPFVEDEDALVVDSCLFASQLISQALKAPNVKLFNLMTVVDLEYINNAITGVVVNNTGIEIAGLHVDPMVFQTKAVLDSTGHDAIAANIYSKRVQIPLKKEHFMNAIQGEEDTVNNTKMLANGLFVSGMAANNVDGGSRMGPIFGGMIKSGLKASKLIMEYIKTV
- a CDS encoding RluA family pseudouridine synthase is translated as MNLTEFEKYESFELFAIPSFEKERLDQFLLLAMKEESRNYYSKLIKEGCVKVNDNLVEKPSYSIKPYDKISLTIKLKEPFSVEQDKLKIKILYEDEYFMVINKDRDMVVHPGAGNFRNTILNALIDSINKEEFVDQERPGIVHRLDKETTGVLIVAKSVRTMSRLSEQFKSRQVKKTYIALVYGYMQYKEGFISMPIKRSKIHRQKMEVNLSGKTALTEYSVLREGLLEKHAVSLLKINIYTGRTHQIRVHMSHIGHPIVGDKKYSTRSCKNCPEIALHALKIEFSHPTYDKTVSFTAPLPDDLQDFLKKCNIDYDFDL